A single genomic interval of Spirosoma taeanense harbors:
- a CDS encoding MFS transporter, whose translation MHASLDTRVQLLVIVFAQFAGTSLWFAGTAILPELQPLLKSTGLTGWITSSVQAGFITGTLSYALFALPDRFRSTHVFLVSALLAALVNLIWLLLPLHTGSLLVSRFLTGFFLAGVYPVGMKIAADQFKSGLGRAMGFLVGALVLGTAFPYLIRGLGASIPYRALIVSVSVLAISGGVLLMLVVPAKPVQYQGNIFRFQALVSIWKPSPFRPAMFGYFGHMWELYTLWAFLPTLIGFYQQQHPDVAITNSLWAFGAIAAGAVGCVGGGYWAMQTGSTRVARYLLLTSGLCIALTPLLLAAPPFLFGLFLLVWGVSVAGDSPQFSTLVASNTAVENRGSILTLVTCFGFLLTVLSIQLMAWLLGQFGVTGWLFYSLLPGPILGLWAMRKQA comes from the coding sequence ATGCATGCTTCCTTGGATACCCGTGTTCAACTGCTGGTTATCGTATTCGCTCAATTTGCCGGCACTTCTCTCTGGTTTGCCGGTACCGCCATCCTCCCCGAACTTCAGCCTTTACTTAAGTCCACGGGTTTAACCGGCTGGATTACGTCATCCGTGCAGGCTGGCTTCATCACCGGAACCTTAAGCTATGCCCTCTTTGCCTTGCCCGACCGGTTTCGCTCAACTCACGTTTTTCTGGTGTCGGCTCTGCTGGCCGCGCTGGTCAATCTGATCTGGCTGTTGTTACCTCTACATACAGGCTCATTGTTGGTTAGCCGATTCCTGACTGGCTTCTTTCTGGCTGGCGTTTATCCCGTCGGTATGAAGATTGCCGCCGACCAGTTCAAATCCGGACTAGGTCGGGCGATGGGCTTTCTGGTAGGCGCTTTAGTACTGGGCACCGCCTTTCCGTACCTGATCCGGGGATTAGGCGCCAGTATCCCGTATCGCGCCCTGATCGTATCGGTCAGTGTGCTGGCTATTAGCGGTGGGGTTTTACTGATGCTGGTGGTCCCGGCAAAACCGGTCCAATATCAGGGTAACATTTTTCGGTTTCAGGCGCTGGTTTCGATCTGGAAACCTTCCCCGTTTCGACCGGCCATGTTCGGCTATTTTGGCCATATGTGGGAGCTTTACACGCTCTGGGCTTTTCTGCCAACCCTGATTGGCTTCTACCAGCAACAGCATCCTGACGTAGCCATAACAAATTCCTTATGGGCGTTCGGGGCTATTGCGGCAGGAGCCGTGGGGTGCGTGGGGGGCGGGTACTGGGCCATGCAGACAGGCAGCACGCGGGTAGCCCGGTATCTCCTCCTAACATCAGGGTTATGTATCGCGCTGACTCCCCTGCTGCTGGCTGCTCCGCCTTTTCTGTTCGGCCTGTTTCTCCTGGTTTGGGGAGTCAGCGTCGCTGGCGACTCTCCGCAGTTTTCGACCCTCGTTGCCAGCAACACCGCTGTTGAAAACCGGGGGAGTATTCTGACGCTCGTTACGTGCTTCGGTTTTTTGTTAACGGTATTGTCTATTCAGCTCATGGCCTGGCTGCTGGGGCAGTTTGGTGTTACAGGCTGGTTGTTCTACAGCCTGCTTCCCGGTCCTATCTTAGGTCTGTGGGCGATGCGCAAACAGGCCTGA